The Aspergillus fumigatus Af293 chromosome 5, whole genome shotgun sequence nucleotide sequence AGCATAGTAACCAGGTTCATGTTCTGTTGCAGATTGCCTTCCACATTTTGCAACATACATTGAGCAATATGCAGACATTTCATATTGACCACGATCTCGCGCAGAACTTTGGCCTTTGCCTCCTCCTTATTGAAGGGCACTTCAGCTTCACTGTCTGCCGGGGTTACAGACCGTTGGCGGCTGGAGGTTGCATCGCTGATTTCAGACTTAGCCGAAACAAAACTATCTTCGGTCGCAATAGTGTCGTGGACTTCGGCAATAGCTTCGAGAACGACGCTGCAGAATTCGCTCTCGGCTGCAGCCGCTGGTCCGCACACACATCTCAAAGTCTCGACAGTGAGTTTGGTGCACTCTTCAGGTAGCTCGGGCACGGCTAGGGACTCGCGAAGGAGAGAGAACATTTTCCGGCGGCCGACCTCGTCACTGTAGTCCAGCGTGATGGCGATATGCAATAGTTGTTCAACGATAAATTCATTCTCAACAGTGTCGTCATCGTTTGCTTCACTAGTATCCTTGGCcattttcttcctctgcagAAGCTCGGTCATGTATTTTTTCAAAAAATGCGCGAAGGCTGTCACCTCAGGTATCTTCTCGTCGGCAAGCCTATCAAACTTTCCTTCGTTCTCGACACGGCAGAAGTCGTTAAAGGATCGTAGAAGAAAGGCTGACTCGGCCGTCAAGGATTCCCAGAACGgctcatcaaagacaaccGCCTCTCGATAGTCGGGGCGGCCCTCCCAGAAGCTGCCCATGGCCTCGTGCGCAATTCCGGAATCCATCCCAGAGCTCACGACGTCAATTCTTTCCAACAACTCCAGCAGTGCCGGGATGTTTGGGGGAGAGCGCTGCGTGGAAGGACCATTTTCGGAATCGTTGTTTGTGCCAGCGCAGTCTTCAATCCAGCGGTCGTAGAACAGCTTTCCAGTGGCCTTTCGAACACTTTCATCTCGGTCTCGAAGACCCCAGCGAAGAAGTTTCTCTCTCATTGAAAGCGACAAATGACGGAAGTCACCCAGGGTGGGGAGTAAGCGGGAGTATAAGGCTCGTCGGGTGGTTGCTTCGAGATCTCGAGCACGTTCGAGCAGATAAGGGAGAGTCGCGGGCACTAGAGGCAGATTGAGCAACAAGGTCTTCCGCACTTCAGCACTTGTGTCATTCTGCATAATGTCGATGAGCTTTTCGAGGAGGGCTTTGGAGCTATCGTCGttatcatcgtcatcttcttcttcgttccCTGCCAGGCGCCCGAGTCCCAGTACCGCTTGGACCCTCACTGAGGGCTCCTTGTCTCGAATCCGTTTCAATAGTCCTTGTCGAATGGTATGGTagagatcatcatcgattgTGTCGAGAGAATTGATGATGTGGGTGACAATCTGTGTCGCACGAAAACGCACGATCTTATCCTTTGCCGACAACAACGGCACAATAACGCTGATCAGATGAGTCGCCAGACGGGCAGTGGGGGTCTCGATGATATTCTGCatttcatcctcgtcatttCCGGAAGCGAAGATTTCGGTATCTTTCTCAGTCGCATGTGAGAGGAAAGTTCCAACAAACCGCAGAATTCGATCGCCAACCGGCTCGGTCTTTTTGATCGGGAGTATGCGCAGCAAGCAGCGACCAACCTCTACGTTGAACTCCTTCTCCGGAATGGTTTCTTCGCTCGGCAGTAAAAGTTCTTCCTGAACCTCAGGGCCCTTTCcatccttcttcgtcttcctaGAAATCCCGCAGCAaatctcctgcagcttccTTAATCGTACCACAAGTTTCCGGTGGCCGGTCGTCGAACGCTGAGCGTCAGCGAAAATCACACAAATGTCGCGACGTAGATTAGGTGATGCTTCGGGCGGAGCAGGTTCTTCTGGAATCACAAACGATGGGGTCACAGACGCGGCGCGACCTCCTGATGCTGAGGGCTGAGCCGATGACCTGCGTGTTGGCGCAGAGGTCGAACGGGCGGAAACTCGACCAGGCATTTTGGTTGATAGTGACGGACGGCGTGGAATTCTGTCAAATAAAAAAGACTTAGGTCATCTCAGACAGTCATTTGCATCTCATTTATTGCTGTACAGTATTAGTTGTGTGACTAGATACCAATCGTAGTCAAGATAGACGTCGTCTTTCACCAGCACGGAGGTACCACTCCCTAAGGCAGATCGCTGTCACGGGGCCAAAGGATAAACAAACAGCCCAAAACGGGAAGCACTAAGATAAGGGCTAGGGCTCTGGATACGTGGTTTTCATACATCTACGTATTTCTGAAGGTATACAACCATGCATCTACAGGAACGACCACTTAGCCACGAAACAGACTGTTTTGCTTGGAATCTTCTCATATCAGCGGCATTGTAAGGCCTATGTTGTATTGCGAAGACGAACTCAACAGAGGAAGAAATGGCTGGCTTCATTACGCCCAACTACTTGTTAGAAACCTCATCACGCCATAGTTCACGTGACCAAAGATGACTAATGCCGATCTTCGGCGTCCGAGAATCTGGGGTTCTTAGACTCGCAAGtcattttgtctttttccGGCGTGCATACCGTTGAACGGGTGTCGTGGAGTACCTGTCGTCTACTGGGAAGCATGTTTCGACAAAGTGTACGCCGGTTTGGCACAACCGCCCTCCGCGCCGTGGAGGCATCGACCGCTTACCATGAGCGGGTATCGAGAGCTCAGGGCGTCGTGAACGGGTTGACGGAAGGTATAGGATACCGCAATGCACATCTTACGGTGATAGGGCAATGCAGCATGCTAATCTGCCTCCGTACTTGCAGCTATTGGAAACACCCCTCTCATCCGACTAAAGCGACTCTCTGAGGAAACCGGACGCAATATCTTCGGCAAGGCCGAGTTCCAGAACCCCGGTGGTAGCGTCAAGGACCGTGCTGCGCTATTCGTTGTCAAAGATGCCGAAGAGAAAGGTCTTTTGAAACCAGGCGGCACAGTCGTTGAGGGAACGGCTGGCAACACCGGTATTGGTTTGGCGCATGTGTGTCGATCCAAGGGCTACAAGCTTGTTATCTACATGCCCAACACTCAGTCGCAGGGTAAGATCGACCTGCTGCGTCTTCTAGGTGCCGAGGTCTATCCTGTGCCCGCTGTTGCATTTGACAACCCTCAGAATTACAACCACCAGGCGCGCAGACATGCCGAGTCGCTGGAAAATGCCGTATGGACGAACCAGTTCGACAACACCGCCAACCGCCAAGCCCACATTGAGACCACTGGACCCGAGATCTGGGCTCAAACTGATGGAAAGGTCGATGCGTTCACATGTGCTACCGGAACAGGAGGCACTCTTGCTGGTATCACACGGTACCTCAAGACCGCCAGCGATGGCCGCGTGAAGTGCTTCCTTGCCGATCCTCCAGGCAGTGTTCTCCACAGCTACATCCAGAGCGGCGGCAACCTGATCGAGCGAAGTGGAAGCAGTATCACGGAGGGCATTGGACAGGGCCGTGTCACCGACAACCTGAAGCCCGACATCGATCTGCTCGACGGGTCGCTCACCATCAGCGACGAAAAGTCCATTGAGATGGTATACCGCTGccttgatgaggagggcCTCTACCTGGGCGCTAGCTCCGCGCTCAACGTTGTCGCCGCCAAAGAGGTCGCTGAGCAGCTCCCCAAGGGTAGCAATGTGGTGACCATCCTGTGCGATGGTGCTTACCGGTATGCTGACCGGCTTTTCTCCAACACTTGGCTTCAGAGCAAGGGCCTCAGGAGCTCGATCCCTAAGCACCTGGAGAAATACGTTGTGTTGCCATGATTGGCTGTATGTGTAGTATAGACAAGTGCAATATACTTACGATTTACGTTATGTCTGTCTTCAATCAGATCAAAGAATCTTCCTGGCCATAAAAACCCCTGGGCTCCTGCACTAAATGATTGTCAGATTCTGCGCTCGTCCATACCCATTATACCCGACACCCCTCAGGTTCCACTGCGAATGTTCTACTTGCACATTTCCAGCAGCATCAAAAGCTCGACTCAAAACCTCCCTCCCTGTTCCTACTTCAGGACACACGGCAGCACTCCACAACACCCAACACCATCGCCTATTCCCATCCCCAGATTCCTCAATCTTGGCATCTATCCACGTCCTCCCTCCATCCACCGACACCTGCACACGGGTAACCGGTCCGTCCGCACCATGCGGAACAGCATACCCCTTCACCTCCATGACCCCAGAACTCGACAACGCAACCGTCTCATTATCTTCTGGAACCGCGACAACAGAGTTGATCGGCATATCAGACATGGGGGGCGTCTGCGCCCAGAACGGCTGCGCTGACTCTTGATCGACCGCCGCTGGCGGCAGGACCTTGTAATCATGCTGTTGGTAGAAATTGGGCGACTCATGGTCTGAGACCGTGATGCGATCCAGCCACTTGACCCACCTCGCGCCGACAATGCCAGGCAGGATAGTACGAACAGGATATCCGTGGTTCACGGGGAGCGGAGCGTCATTCATCTATGCCATCTTCAGTCTCCCCTCCAAAAACGCTAAAGCGAACGAGACAAGGGCACCTGCAACGCAAGAACCGCATCCCCATCCTCCCCCAGACACCTTTCCAGCGGCACACTCGCCCCAAACCACCCATCCTCCTGACACTTCACTTGATAGCACGAAAACTCCACATGCAGGCCTTCTTGACTCGCTTTAACCCCCGCGCGCAGCAGCACATCCCGCAATCTCGGCCCCCGCCATTTGCAATTCATCACTGCTGCATCCCCCCAATCGATACCCTGCACTTCCTTCAGCATCGTGCGCATCGTGTGCCGTCGGTTGCCAGCGCATTCCAGAGTGCAGATGACTTCATGCTGGGGGAATTCGCTTGCGAGCTGCTGGATAGATAGGCTGAGAGGGGTTGAGACTAGGCCGTCGACGTGTACTTTATGGGAGTCTGCTGAGAGATGCGGGATGGGGCCGTGATTACGGTCGTAGGATATATCGGCTGGTGTGAGGAAGCTATAATATATACTGCTTTAGTATTATCCCTGCCGTCATTTTTTCAACCGTTTAATGTACTACGATGACGGTCATGGAGGGAAACATACCTCGCGACGAGTTGCTTGACGGGTGGCTCTCGGTTCAGTGGCTTGTCGACGGAGTACTCGATTTGCTATACCGAGGATCGGGTTAAGACTGATCATTTCTTAACGGTTGGAGACTTACCGTACAGGTCATCTTCTAAACTGTTAGCTGGCGTAGTTgacattgtcattgatgtGTTTGTGTGTTTGCGGATGTTGTGGAAGTTTATATACTGTTGCCCCCTACGTCATGGATGAAGCAAACATGCATCTCGTGGGGCAAAGCGAATGTCATGCTGATCACCAAGAGGTAAAGGATAGATTTGTTTTCATACAGTCCTTGAGATCAGGGCTAAGTATACATTTCATTAATCAACCCTTAAAAGTCGCCATCATTTCAacagaagagatgaaaaACAAGCGTAGCGGATAGCCAAGTAGATCGGAGTATATGCCTGTATCCACACCCTCTATAATTTTATCACGTATTGTACACCTGAGCTGCGAGTCACACCCATACCGTACAAGTCAGTCAGCGCCCACTCAAGATCTAACAGATGCATAAGTGCAGAAACGGAGTCGGAGTATATGCACGCGCGGACAAGCACATCGTCCATCGGACAAAGTAGAAACCCCAAGAacgccaaagatgctgcccaTAATCTATCCCATCAAACCAAAATAGAGAGAAAACCCAACGCCACGCCAAATGTTTATACACGTTTTGCAAAACAACCATCTGTCCAAACAGAACAGCAACACCGCATATCAGGCGAAGCAACCGAAGCAAGCGGCACTACTCCTCCGACGGCATCCTCATATACGCATCAATCGCTGCACTGAACGCCGCAAAACCAACACAaccagcagccgcagcctGCGGGCCCGCCTTCGCACCAAGGATCCCGCCCGTGATGCAACCGGCCGCGACACTGTTGGTGAGGTCGTTCTTCGCGCGCAGGCCCTCAATGCAGCACTCCGTGCCAGCGTAGAGCGCACCGACGATACCGAAATTTTTGGCCGAGGACCAGGAGCGGGCGCCCATGTCTTTGAAGCCGCGGCGGAGTTGTTCGCGCCAGGGGAGGTCGGAGAGGGCGGCTCCTTGAGGGGTGAATGCGGAGTCGTAGGACATCTATAGAAGTAGACACAATCAGACACCTGTTTTTCGTAGTTTAAATCAGGGGGAATGGGGCACATACACTAGCCATGAACAAGCCGAAGGCACCACCCAGCGCAAATCCCATTGTACCGGAGATGGCGGTCTTGACGGGACAGGATTCCATTGCTGCGTGCATCTGTATATTAATTTAGCATGTAGCCCGGTAGGATGGATGTCGGGATACGAACCGCCTTGACCATTGCCTGCTCCTGGTCACTCATGCCCTGCATATTATTCGCTCCTCCCATACCGCCGATGGGCGGAGTCATTCCTGGAAAACTCATGTTGGATTTTGAAGGGTCTATTGGCGTAGATACTATCGAGTGCTGTAATGTATGCGCAGATATTCTGCCACTAGAATTCTCGCAAGGAAAGATGAAACGCACGTCGCTGAATGGAAATCAAGTCGCTGGCTACAGATAACCATCTCGGACATTTTGcggagatggcgaagaaCAAATTTATTTTACGGCGGAGTAATACTGCCAAATGCGCAGTTTATCACATGACCACGCACTATGTTCTGCTTCACCTTATTGAGATGTTTGttgagctggagaagaatctGATTGCGTAGTTTCTAAGTGCAAAAGTTATGGAAACATAAAAGTGAGGCATATATATACATGTATTCTCACATGATCCGTGTCGGAAAAGAGCTTCATCAAACAGCTTTGGAACAAAAGAAACGAAGTCATAAAATGGCAAATCCACGAAATCGGAGGAAAGAAACGCTGTAGTCGTAAGGGTATTTCGAACGATAATCGTAGCCCTGCGTTACTTTGTACTTGATCCATGCAATCCAGCCAGGTAGAGCGCATGTCCATATATGTTTGTATTTACAGTGTAGcctgaagcagaagaaaacatgCATCAGGTCAAGGGTCATGGACTAGGACAGCCCACGGGCGGGTTCAGTCTTTTTTGTCGTCCTTGTCAAGGGGCGGGGAGTTCAATTGATTCTTTCTCTCAGGGGAGGGTGAGAGACTGCGCTCCCACTCGGCCATTAAATTGGATGCCGTCCGCGTGAGCTTCGAGGGAGCGAATTTGGTAATTGCAGGCCAGGGAATGCCATCTGATACACTGGGGTCGGGGACGAAGTCATCCTGGGTGGCGCGCCAGTCTCCAAAGCTAATGCAAGTCAGCGCATATCAATCAGTTAGACTGCGAGTTTTAAGCCTGGTGCAATTCAAATAGCATACCTGCCGCTTGTACGGGGGCTACTGTTCTGGGTTATTGGAGACTGGTCATGCTTGGACTCCAGCGTGGAGCGGCTCGACGAAGGGGTGTGCGTCTTCTTGGGCTGGGGAGTATCCCAGTCATCCCAGTTCTCTTCAACGTCGATATTGTTGGAGGTTTCTTGTTCGGTCGCCCCGCGTGGGGTATTTGAGGCTCCGCGAGCTTTCGTGGACTTCTGCCCAGCTGTATCAATGCCGAATTCACTCCAGAACGACACGTCTATGTCCACCGATTTAGTGTCTTTACCAGATAATTGTGTCCCCGCCGCCTTGCCCCGAGCGGACGACGGTGACCGCGATGATTTGCCTCCATGCACCGACAACCGATCTCTGCTTCGGGACGCGGAGCTGGAATCCCGTTTCCGCGCAGGAGGCACTCCCCTCGACTGAGTGGCATTGAttccctcctctcccacCGTAGCCTGTCGAATGTCCTCGAGGAACGTCCACAAACCTTCTCTCAAATCCGAAGCCATCTGCTTGCCGGTACGCACCAGTGCCTCCCGAGATGGGGGCGGCATGGTCCTCCGCCACTGAGAGATCATATCCTCTGTGGGCCGTTCGCTCATCTGGGTCGTTGCAGTGCGTTCAACAGAAGGTAAGGTCGCCGACCGCGGCGTTCTGGTCGTTCGGTTGCCGGCCGCATCAGTACCAAACTGCTGGTTGGCACCAGGACCATTGACTGGCGAGAGCAGCGACAGCGCCCGCGTATGAGATCCCTGGAACACACGCCGACCATTCGCAGATATCGCAGTGCCACCATTCACACTCGCTCGGAGGCTTTGGCGCCGCTCGAGATCGCGGCTGCGCCGAGCCTGTACGGCCGAAGAGCCATCCGCTGTGCCTGCACTGCGTTCTCTACTATGCTGGCTCGACTCGTCATGGATCGCGCGGTCGGGCgaccgaagaggaagcaaCGGCTCCGCTCGGTGGTTGATCTCCGTGCgtttcttcgtcttctccgAGGAAGCCCATTGTTTCTTCAAAGTATCCAGCTCTGCCTCCGCCCTCTGAAGCTCCTCGCGGAGTTCCAACACCTTCCGTTCCTGCGACGCAATGGCAGTCAGAAGGCTAGAGCCATCATCCTGATCGTCAAACACGACCGGAGCTCCAGCGGCAGGGAGGGGAGATGGACGGGCCGCCGAGAATGTGGCAGGTGTCATAGATTCAGGGGAAGTGACGCTAGGATCGGATTCAAGACCCGGAACAACGTTGATGGGAAAGTTGAGGGTCAGGCGTTTTGTGTGGCGAGCAGCACCGTTCGGTCTGGGGGGAATAGACGATCGCTTCTGCTGAAGTTCTGGACGACGTTGTACCACAGCTGAAGCCTCAGGTGGCAGTTCCCGCTGACTTTGGAACGATGGCGACATTGTTTGGGACGCTTCCGGCGCAGGTTCCGCGTCGCCCGTTCCCGGGGAGCTCCCCATCTTCGGGGCAGAATAGAGCGTAGAACTTAGCGATTGTGGTACTTAAGGGAGTGAATCGATCATGACAAAATGAGCGTGAGGATTGGCCAGCCAATGAATAGCGATGGactgatgagaagaaaacGAAGAAATAAGTGAcggaaggagagaaggaagaaagatTCGGAGAAATTATGCAGAGAGGTCTAGCCAAGCAGCATCACTGGACAGATATGAGGACAGCCCTCGTCTCCCCTTTCTAAACCAAAGCCAGTCCACCTTAATTTAACAGTCTAATTGGACTAAAACCAACAGACCGCCTGGCCCAGAATTCCCTGTGGTCTAGCTAGTCTTTAGCCTGCCGAGTGACGACTCAGAAGGACGTCAGGAAAGCAGCGGGTCTCCCACTGCGCATCCTTTCCGCCTCCAGCCTCGACGGCCGCGTTTCATCCATTCAGGGGCACGATCGCCTCGGGTCTGTGGCTCCAATTGGCAGTTCCCTAATTAATTCAAGTCGGTCATAATCAATTTTCACAGCAACAGAGGATGATTCTTCAGGATGCCTTATTTGCGGCTTGAGGTTGAGGAATACTGCGCGATGCACCGGTATGCACCAAGCCTCTGAGGTGGAATCTGAGGTATTAGAAAACTCATTCTCAAGGATTGCTCTGCAGATAGGTCGATGAGTACATCGGTTTATTATTTTCTTGGCTATTCTCGCTATCTCCACGCCTCAACAAACATCGAATACAAGAATGAATCACAGTAACTACATTTAATGACCAGCGACACATATATCACAGAGAGAACAGAAGTACGATGCTCCACAACGCAGGACACCGAGAACATAGGGTCTATGACGAAACAGAAGTAGAAGTAATCACACAAATAACGCTGGACAGGGGAATTCCGATAGTCACACACAAACAATTAACAGATTCACCAGAAAGTAGTCAGAAAATGGGAACACCAGGACCAATCCTTATGCAAACCAGggggaaaaagagagagaaaaacaaGATCAGCTGATGAGTTAAAGCCAAGTCGGCAGGCAGGTAATCTACCATACATGCTCTCCCATCGCAGCAAAGGACAAGAGACAACTCTCGAAGTGGGTATCATCGACCAGCAGTTCAACCCATCAGAATACAAGCCAAGTAAAGAAAACGAACGCCCCCCATTGAGAACATTGAGAGCGACAGTTGATTGCCGATGACACCGAGAAAAATAGCAAACCAGTAGACCGGTAGAGAAGAATTGCATCATGTATCGACGCCGGGGACGCCCCAGAACCTTTTATACAACGAAAGGGAAAGTGATCCAGCATGGACAGCCAAagagtagatagatagaatTAGATTCCAGGCCAGCGGTTACGAAGGCCGTCGGACCAACGCTGGTAGAGAACATCCGACAATTGCTTGGTGTGTTCCATTCCCGGCACCTGCTGACCGGGAAGATTAGACAGCTGCGCCGGCTGCCAATTGGAGTCTGGCGCTGCTGCAGACTGACGGCGACGGTGGCTCTTCAGATGTGGATTGTTTTGTGCTAAAACGAGCCGTGGTCTCTGTGGGGATTCGGGTTGTGGAGCTTGCGGGACGAGAGTTGCGAGTTTCGAATCACTGAAAAGGAGGCGAATGTCAGTCAGTGTCACGCTAGTGACGGACACGCG carries:
- a CDS encoding cysteine synthase A is translated as MFRQSVRRFGTTALRAVEASTAYHERVSRAQGVVNGLTEAIGNTPLIRLKRLSEETGRNIFGKAEFQNPGGSVKDRAALFVVKDAEEKGLLKPGGTVVEGTAGNTGIGLAHVCRSKGYKLVIYMPNTQSQGKIDLLRLLGAEVYPVPAVAFDNPQNYNHQARRHAESLENAVWTNQFDNTANRQAHIETTGPEIWAQTDGKVDAFTCATGTGGTLAGITRYLKTASDGRVKCFLADPPGSVLHSYIQSGGNLIERSGSSITEGIGQGRVTDNLKPDIDLLDGSLTISDEKSIEMVYRCLDEEGLYLGASSALNVVAAKEVAEQLPKGSNVVTILCDGAYRYADRLFSNTWLQSKGLRSSIPKHLEKYVVLP
- a CDS encoding DUF4048 domain-containing protein — encoded protein: MGSSPGTGDAEPAPEASQTMSPSFQSQRELPPEASAVVQRRPELQQKRSSIPPRPNGAARHTKRLTLNFPINVVPGLESDPSVTSPESMTPATFSAARPSPLPAAGAPVVFDDQDDGSSLLTAIASQERKVLELREELQRAEAELDTLKKQWASSEKTKKRTEINHRAEPLLPLRSPDRAIHDESSQHSRERSAGTADGSSAVQARRSRDLERRQSLRASVNGGTAISANGRRVFQGSHTRALSLLSPVNGPGANQQFGTDAAGNRTTRTPRSATLPSVERTATTQMSERPTEDMISQWRRTMPPPSREALVRTGKQMASDLREGLWTFLEDIRQATVGEEGINATQSRGVPPARKRDSSSASRSRDRLSVHGGKSSRSPSSARGKAAGTQLSGKDTKSVDIDVSFWSEFGIDTAGQKSTKARGASNTPRGATEQETSNNIDVEENWDDWDTPQPKKTHTPSSSRSTLESKHDQSPITQNSSPRTSGSFGDWRATQDDFVPDPSVSDGIPWPAITKFAPSKLTRTASNLMAEWERSLSPSPERKNQLNSPPLDKDDKKD
- a CDS encoding condensin subunit YCG1; translation: MPGRVSARSTSAPTRRSSAQPSASGGRAASVTPSFVIPEEPAPPEASPNLRRDICVIFADAQRSTTGHRKLVVRLRKLQEICCGISRKTKKDGKGPEVQEELLLPSEETIPEKEFNVEVGRCLLRILPIKKTEPVGDRILRFVGTFLSHATEKDTEIFASGNDEDEMQNIIETPTARLATHLISVIVPLLSAKDKIVRFRATQIVTHIINSLDTIDDDLYHTIRQGLLKRIRDKEPSVRVQAVLGLGRLAGNEEEDDDDNDDSSKALLEKLIDIMQNDTSAEVRKTLLLNLPLVPATLPYLLERARDLEATTRRALYSRLLPTLGDFRHLSLSMREKLLRWGLRDRDESVRKATGKLFYDRWIEDCAGTNNDSENGPSTQRSPPNIPALLELLERIDVVSSGMDSGIAHEAMGSFWEGRPDYREAVVFDEPFWESLTAESAFLLRSFNDFCRVENEGKFDRLADEKIPEVTAFAHFLKKYMTELLQRKKMAKDTSEANDDDTVENEFIVEQLLHIAITLDYSDEVGRRKMFSLLRESLAVPELPEECTKLTVETLRCVCGPAAAAESEFCSVVLEAIAEVHDTIATEDSFVSAKSEISDATSSRQRSVTPADSEAEVPFNKEEAKAKVLREIVVNMKCLHIAQCMLQNVEGNLQQNMNLVTMLNNLVVPAVRSHEAPIRERGLVCLGLCCLLDKTLAEENMTLFIHCYSKGHEALQVTALHILCDIITTHPSLLAPVPQSDGETVSPPAFQKPLIKVFARALKANSPNSVQAAAATGLSKLLLTNTFTPSGANIPQAIQEYNESAVETLLQSLIVSFFHPRTRENPAFRQALAYFFPVYCHSRLENTQHMRKVTVPVIRAVLNAAEEYYSLEAEEDSDGEIDETVGQRELKALMAGVVGMLAEWTDERRVVGLGGEKILAGVPTSSSPCGFVHLALVKDILERVLGISTGPNRCSKEEKKLLFSLLSKLYISPPVVPSRSGSRMPEGDDQFRSSIQSASGGEISPENVALAQEVKELLDETIQEGVAAEAAGRNALVKVKNAVLKLLAAAQGIRSDSVRPREGTEEPESDAMSIRSGSVQPSIEHPGKRRRMFSVEPSIMEEDENDDSRGTIIKSEAHDD
- a CDS encoding translocation channel protein TIM22, producing MSFPGMTPPIGGMGGANNMQGMSDQEQAMVKAMHAAMESCPVKTAISGTMGFALGGAFGLFMASMSYDSAFTPQGAALSDLPWREQLRRGFKDMGARSWSSAKNFGIVGALYAGTECCIEGLRAKNDLTNSVAAGCITGGILGAKAGPQAAAAGCVGFAAFSAAIDAYMRMPSEE
- a CDS encoding putative sulfite oxidase, producing MTMSTTPANSLEDDLYGKSPTPLNREPPVKQLVASFLTPADISYDRNHGPIPHLSADSHKVHVDGLVSTPLSLSIQQLASEFPQHEVICTLECAGNRRHTMRTMLKEVQGIDWGDAAVMNCKWRGPRLRDVLLRAGVKASQEGLHVEFSCYQVKCQEDGWFGASVPLERCLGEDGDAVLALQMNDAPLPVNHGYPVRTILPGIVGARWVKWLDRITVSDHESPNFYQQHDYKVLPPAAVDQESAQPFWAQTPPMSDMPINSVVAVPEDNETVALSSSGVMEVKGYAVPHGADGPVTRVQVSVDGGRTWIDAKIEESGDGNRRWCWVLWSAAVCPEVGTGREVLSRAFDAAGNVQVEHSQWNLRGVGYNGYGRAQNLTII